GTAGTTCTTGATATGTGATTAAAGAATGAAAAGATTTAATGAAATGATAATGTTGAATGATTTGGTCTGCAAGTTTATAAAACAATGTCTTGCAAGGGTTTAGTGGGAATAGGAGAAAATCATTGTGTTCTGTAAAGAACATCGGCCGCATTTGCCTCCAAATATTGTTGGGTTTAGGGGTTTTGCCCATAAACTTGTACAAACAGTAAAGAAGACGTTTTACCAAAACAAAAAAAAACAGTAAAGTAAAGTATACTATATTTATTCGCAAGATTCTAATCTAAGATCGACGGATTTACGATTTGCCCCGAGCCAGTCCTTTTTGCTTGGTTACAAAGTGTTGCAAAAGCCTTTAGACTGTCAATGTGATTCGGGAAAGTATGGAGCGCATACATCGATCTGTCTACGTCTTCAACTTCACTATTGACAGATCCATTGTCTGCTAATCCTTTAAATTCAAATCTTCTACAGGTGTTTCTCACCGGATCGCATAATAAAATATAAAACGATTGACTAAACCTGTCTGGTGCATAAATAAACTCACCAGCATGAGTGAAACCTTTCAGGTTTAAACCGTTTGTCACACTCATCAGATCACGACAGCCAGTACCAAAAGGCGAAAGAAAGTGTTGACTCGACCACTTGTGTCTCTGTGCATCCTCCAAAATCCAGAAGCCTCTTTCAATATTTCTGTTACAACAAGCTAACCTTCCCTTATAAGTTACTAGCCGACGACCAGTAAAGTTGCATGGTAGTTCTATCATATGGAACTTTTCAGATCTGACATCAAAGCTCATCATAACCATATGAGATCTCCGAGAAGAATAGGCTAGATAATATATAACACCCTCGACGCATCGCCCGTAAGTAAACACGGAAGTAGAATGCGCCTGGTTAGTTCCGACCCTTCTCCACGACCATGATATTAGATCTGATCCCAGTGTAAGAACTTGGCACTTGTGGAAGGTCCTGTTACGGGGAATGCACATTACTTTGTGTTTACGTTCAATGGGATCATATCCTAAAAACAGTATTGTGTCGTTCGAGCTCGGTAATAAATTCGGTAAAACTAAGAATTGT
The DNA window shown above is from Brassica oleracea var. oleracea cultivar TO1000 chromosome C3, BOL, whole genome shotgun sequence and carries:
- the LOC106330453 gene encoding putative F-box protein At1g47790, whose amino-acid sequence is MEQKKRRSSTSSSSSFPIDLTTEILLRLPEKSVAKFSCVSKLWSSIITDPYFINLFQTQSLQICFQKDDNLFFSSIPQNSNRSYFSTSLSFDQTKLPENCSHWSSTESVHALICFHKSDKLIAWNPCTRQFLVLPNLLPSSNDTILFLGYDPIERKHKVMCIPRNRTFHKCQVLTLGSDLISWSWRRVGTNQAHSTSVFTYGRCVEGVIYYLAYSSRRSHMVMMSFDVRSEKFHMIELPCNFTGRRLVTYKGRLACCNRNIERGFWILEDAQRHKWSSQHFLSPFGTGCRDLMSVTNGLNLKGFTHAGEFIYAPDRFSQSFYILLCDPVRNTCRRFEFKGLADNGSVNSEVEDVDRSMYALHTFPNHIDSLKAFATLCNQAKRTGSGQIVNPSILD